Proteins encoded within one genomic window of Sulfurovum sp. XGS-02:
- the metK gene encoding methionine adenosyltransferase encodes MANEYIFTSESVTEGHPDKMADQISDAILDYIIEKDPQARVACETLLSNGFCVIAGELKTTAYAPMQEIAREVVREIGYTDASYGFDYRSAGVLNGIGEQSPDINQGVDQASGEIGAGDQGLMFGYACNETKELMPLPISLAHKITAKLAEVRKNGTVPFLRPDGKAQVSVKYVDGKPVAIDTIVVSTQHHPEVTLEQVQKAVLEEVIKAVIPAELMSDDITYHINPTGRFVIGGPQGDAGLTGRKIIVDTYGGSCPHGGGAFSGKDPTKVDRSAAYAARYVAKNLVAAGVCDRATLQIAYAIGVAKPVSIYVDTHGTATVDESKITACVESLFDLTPKGIMDALDLLRPIYRRTAAYGHFGREEEDFSWEKTDRVEDIKRYLNI; translated from the coding sequence ATGGCTAACGAATACATTTTTACAAGTGAATCGGTAACCGAGGGTCATCCAGATAAAATGGCTGATCAGATCTCAGATGCTATACTCGATTATATCATCGAAAAAGATCCACAGGCCAGAGTGGCTTGTGAGACGTTACTGAGTAATGGTTTTTGTGTTATTGCAGGAGAACTAAAAACAACAGCGTATGCACCGATGCAAGAGATTGCAAGAGAGGTGGTAAGAGAGATAGGGTACACAGATGCAAGTTATGGTTTTGATTATCGGTCTGCAGGTGTGCTCAACGGTATAGGGGAACAGAGTCCTGATATCAATCAAGGTGTGGACCAGGCGTCAGGTGAGATCGGTGCGGGTGACCAGGGACTGATGTTCGGATATGCCTGTAATGAGACCAAAGAGCTTATGCCTCTGCCTATTTCGCTTGCACATAAGATCACAGCCAAATTAGCTGAGGTCCGTAAAAATGGTACTGTCCCGTTTTTACGCCCGGATGGAAAAGCACAGGTTTCGGTGAAGTATGTAGATGGGAAACCTGTTGCAATAGACACGATCGTGGTCTCAACGCAGCATCATCCTGAAGTGACGCTTGAACAGGTACAAAAAGCCGTACTTGAAGAGGTCATCAAAGCAGTGATACCGGCAGAGTTGATGTCTGATGATATTACTTATCATATCAACCCTACGGGGCGTTTTGTGATCGGCGGTCCTCAAGGGGATGCCGGGCTTACAGGGAGAAAGATCATCGTAGATACCTATGGTGGTTCTTGCCCACATGGTGGGGGAGCCTTCTCCGGTAAAGATCCTACAAAAGTGGATCGTTCTGCTGCATATGCTGCAAGATACGTAGCGAAAAACCTTGTAGCTGCAGGTGTATGTGACAGAGCAACACTACAGATAGCATACGCGATCGGTGTAGCCAAACCGGTCTCTATCTATGTAGATACACATGGGACTGCAACAGTGGATGAGTCTAAGATTACGGCGTGCGTAGAGTCACTTTTTGATCTGACACCTAAAGGTATTATGGATGCGTTGGATCTATTGAGACCTATATACCGCAGGACAGCAGCGTATGGTCACTTCGGAAGAGAAGAAGAAGATTTCAGTTGGGAGAAGACAGATAGGGTGGAAGATATCAAAAGATATTTAAATATTTAG